One part of the Solea solea chromosome 16, fSolSol10.1, whole genome shotgun sequence genome encodes these proteins:
- the LOC131474824 gene encoding migration and invasion enhancer 1-like produces the protein MGVTIRVEYCGNUGYEPRYLELARVVKGEYPDADVSGFVGRRASFEIVINGQLVFSKIETGGFPYEDDILDTIQAASEGKPMQKVTKSRAPCVIM, from the exons ATGGGGGTGACGATACGAGTCGAATACTG TGGAAATTGAGGGTACGAACCCCGCTATCTGGAACTTGCCCGTGTTGTCAAGGGCGAGTATCCTGATGCGGATGTTTCGGGCTTCGTGGGAAGAAGAG ctAGCTTTGAGATCGTAATCAACGGGCAGCTGGTCTTCTCCAAGATTGAAACTGGTGGCTTCCCTTATGAGGATGAT ATCTTGGATACAATCCAGGCTGCCAGTGAGGGAAAACCTATGCAGAAGGTTACCAAAAGCCGAGCACCATGCGTCATCATGTAA